A single genomic interval of Scylla paramamosain isolate STU-SP2022 chromosome 12, ASM3559412v1, whole genome shotgun sequence harbors:
- the LOC135105673 gene encoding uncharacterized protein LOC135105673 isoform X1: MGVHCGTAEARILCEVCGRWRTNPSCPSCVEDQCDLCERCGLLFPHPPPEHTCEVGNPASSGSHSIEVEQNAGVEGPRRRTSQGDIPRGGGGRDSPRPGPSGLSGNVFNSSETSSPSLPTQDTPQAEADHDERSMAGESADADLDERGMPEEPRLIDSRENFMRSFTRHQYDIPDHNASLSALISIWAMLGVSEAVLTMRMSMWRKCQNLQRRN; the protein is encoded by the exons atgggtgttcactgtggaacagcagaggcgcggattttatgtgaagtgtgtgggagatggcgcactaatccatcctgcccctcatgtgtggaagaccagtgtgatttatgcgagcggtgtggacttctgtttccacatccaccgccagaacacacctgcgaagttggcaatcctgcttcttctg gctcACACTCGATTGAGGTTGAGCAGAACGCCGGCGTAGAAGGCCCACGTCGGCGGACGTCACAAGGCGACATCCCAcgcggaggcgggggaagag actcgccacggccgggaccgagtggattatcggggaacgtattcaattcttccgagacttcaagtccttcactacctacacaag acacgccacaagcggaggcggaccacgatgagcgcagcatggcaggagagtcggcggatgcagaccttgacgagcgcgggatgccggaagagccgcggttaattgactcgagggaaaattttatgaggagcttcaccagacatcaatatgacatacctgatcat aacgcatctctttccgctttgatatctatctgggcgatgctgggggtaagcgaagccgtgctgaccatgaggatgtcaatgtggagaaaatgtcagaacctgcaaagaagaaattga
- the LOC135105673 gene encoding uncharacterized protein LOC135105673 isoform X2 — MEQANKHFILRTAERISFRFDIYLGDAGGKRSRADHEDVNVEKMSEPAKKKLIFSDDDMSPLPASPPPDAPSGQESQQQQPTSQSIPPPQESLMPPPTEAQPQRSDESTVGGKEGQEVKKKSQENRKKKNIPPNTPEDDSTPKLPVAPAAPRKKLVPRVIKTTPVIDSDDDDLFAFNSQMF; from the exons atggagcaagctAACAAACATTTCATCTTGAGAACTGCGG aacgcatctctttccgctttgatatctatctgggcgatgctgggggtaagcgaagccgtgctgaccatgaggatgtcaatgtggagaaaatgtcagaacctgcaaagaagaaattgatctttagtgatgacgacatgtcgccactgccggccagcccacctcctgacgctccatcaggacaggagtcgcaacagcagcagccgacATCGCAGTCGATTCCGCCACCTCAGGAGTCGCTGATGCCACCTCCGACCGAAGCACAGCCGCAACGGTCAGATGAGTCGACAGTAGGCGGcaaagagggtcaggaggtgaagaagaagtcgcaggaaaacagaaaaaaaaaaaatattccccctaacacgccagaggacgacagcacaccaaaactccccgttgctccagccgcccctcgtaagaagctggttcctagagttattaaaactacgcccgtcattgacagcgatgacgatgatctcttcgccttcaattcgcaaatgttttga